One genomic window of Psychrobacter cibarius includes the following:
- a CDS encoding carboxy terminal-processing peptidase, which yields MKKQPAQWLLSAASVGIAGIILTQSYGTAMADTNTEGFVQNPEQKVTTRQVAALLDRSHYLNQPLDSKTGSEILSMYIDSLDPNHTLFLQSDVDEFKKKYADEFGARLKRGDLSAGVEVFERYRKRSNEYFAMASKMLKTDIDLTSDDTIVLDREKLNHFKTKKEQRDYWTRQLKFQLMSITLGQEDEKAKEKVFLSNPDITRGQDLVRNDQRTPSEILQNRLSRQQEQFKRLTNDEIMETILNTAMLTYDPHSNYYAPIQANELQIQSSLQLEGIGVSIRPDRKNPDYTRIVTLVDGGPAAKSGQIKPNDLIIGIAKDGENMTDVVGWSTREIVSLIRGKRGTSVTIKVRQPNTPDASARNVTVVRDIIQQEESGVNQRVVEVQRPNIDKTPKRIGVLEIPSFYLNYQARRNGEDYRSVSIDTEKALKALNKENIDGLVVDLRNNPGGSLDEVAKMLGFFIKSGPMVQIRDNRGNIQVYRDDDGGEQLYDGKVVVITNLASASASEIFAAAIQDYGRGLVVGSTTTGKGSAQIQLDNLALGSATLTQRKFYRITGGSTQNKGVVPDVELVNIYDDATFGERAQKKALPWDTIKTAPYKPEGKFTDTTLATLNQQSKIRQEQNPQFVYLSALNNIRDMEDEKKPIPLDINSRRAKMQLIEKRSLEAENKRLIATGERPYANWNTYQAAMDAKFEERSRMKAKERPELPEDEAFINEAAYIMLSAEPKALLSPEEKL from the coding sequence ATGAAAAAACAACCAGCACAGTGGTTACTCAGTGCAGCGTCAGTGGGCATCGCCGGTATTATTCTCACCCAGAGCTACGGGACGGCAATGGCCGACACCAATACTGAAGGCTTTGTACAAAACCCTGAACAAAAAGTCACCACTCGCCAAGTAGCCGCATTGCTGGATCGTAGCCACTATTTGAATCAGCCGCTAGATAGCAAAACGGGCAGCGAAATCTTGTCTATGTATATCGATAGCCTTGACCCAAACCATACGTTGTTTTTGCAGTCTGATGTGGATGAGTTTAAGAAAAAATACGCCGATGAATTTGGTGCTCGCCTCAAGCGTGGCGACTTGTCTGCAGGAGTAGAGGTCTTTGAACGCTATCGCAAACGCTCAAATGAGTATTTTGCGATGGCGAGCAAGATGCTAAAAACCGATATTGATTTGACGAGTGATGATACGATCGTGCTCGACCGTGAAAAACTCAATCATTTTAAAACCAAAAAAGAGCAGCGTGATTATTGGACGCGTCAGCTTAAGTTTCAGCTGATGAGTATTACCTTGGGTCAAGAAGATGAAAAAGCCAAAGAAAAAGTATTCCTAAGCAATCCAGATATTACTCGTGGGCAAGATTTGGTGCGCAACGACCAACGTACACCAAGCGAGATTTTACAAAATCGTTTATCGCGACAGCAAGAGCAGTTTAAGCGTCTCACAAACGATGAAATCATGGAAACCATCTTAAATACGGCGATGCTGACTTACGATCCGCACAGTAATTATTACGCACCGATTCAGGCCAACGAATTACAAATCCAATCTAGCTTGCAATTAGAAGGCATTGGCGTCTCTATTCGTCCTGATCGTAAAAACCCAGATTATACTCGCATCGTGACCTTGGTCGATGGTGGTCCAGCAGCCAAATCTGGTCAGATTAAACCCAATGATTTGATTATCGGTATTGCCAAAGATGGCGAGAACATGACAGACGTGGTTGGCTGGTCAACGCGTGAGATTGTGAGCTTGATTCGCGGTAAACGTGGCACGTCAGTGACCATCAAAGTGCGTCAGCCAAATACTCCTGATGCTAGTGCCCGTAATGTGACGGTGGTGCGTGATATTATTCAACAAGAAGAGTCAGGGGTTAACCAGCGCGTGGTAGAAGTACAGCGCCCTAATATTGATAAAACGCCAAAACGCATCGGCGTCCTTGAGATACCAAGCTTTTATCTGAATTATCAGGCACGCCGTAACGGTGAGGATTATCGCAGTGTCAGTATCGATACCGAAAAAGCATTGAAAGCGTTGAATAAAGAAAATATTGATGGCCTCGTGGTTGATTTGCGCAATAATCCAGGTGGTTCATTGGATGAAGTAGCAAAAATGCTTGGCTTCTTTATCAAGAGCGGGCCGATGGTGCAAATCCGTGACAATCGCGGCAACATCCAAGTCTACCGTGACGATGATGGCGGTGAGCAACTTTATGATGGCAAAGTGGTCGTTATTACCAACCTAGCGTCTGCCTCAGCCAGTGAGATATTTGCCGCGGCTATCCAAGATTACGGTCGTGGGCTAGTGGTTGGCAGTACGACAACGGGTAAAGGTTCAGCGCAGATTCAACTCGATAATTTGGCATTGGGTTCAGCCACTTTAACGCAGCGCAAATTCTATCGCATCACTGGTGGTAGTACGCAGAATAAAGGTGTGGTACCTGACGTAGAGTTGGTCAATATCTACGATGATGCCACTTTTGGCGAACGTGCGCAGAAAAAAGCGTTGCCTTGGGATACCATCAAAACGGCGCCTTACAAGCCTGAAGGTAAGTTCACTGACACGACGCTGGCGACACTTAACCAGCAGTCTAAAATTCGTCAAGAGCAAAACCCACAGTTTGTTTATCTATCAGCGCTAAACAACATTCGCGATATGGAAGATGAGAAAAAACCAATTCCACTTGATATCAATAGCCGCCGAGCTAAGATGCAATTGATTGAAAAGCGTTCACTAGAGGCTGAAAATAAACGTCTTATTGCAACGGGTGAGCGCCCTTATGCAAATTGGAACACCTATCAAGCAGCAATGGATGCAAAATTTGAAGAGCGCAGTCGCATGAAAGCCAAGGAGCGCCCAGAGCTACCGGAAGACGAAGCCTTCATCAATGAAGCGGCCTATATTATGCTGAGCGCTGAACCTAAAGCCTTGCTAAGCCCTGAAGAGAAGCTATAA
- the nagZ gene encoding beta-N-acetylhexosaminidase gives MYGVLMIDIDSTALTAEDVSLIKQAQVGGVILFARNVADAAQVRALCDDIRYHNPDILIGVDQEGGRVARLRNGFTPLPAMGRLGELFNQEPSHALSCAYDCGYLMATEVLAVGIDLSFAPVLDKDGISQVIGDRSFHQEPQAITALATQFMRGMKAAGMATTGKHFPGHGAIAPDSHVAEAIDTRSLDEIMHSDMQPFAQTLPWLDALMPAHVIFSQVDDKPAGFSKIWLKDIIRDQLKFDGVLFSDDLCMAGAQAAGDVSARVKAAIEAGCDIALVCNDRVAAHEAAETAQELPYPNQNRIKTMCGQIPTWQGDLESTCQQFDYWQQAKQNVTQTFFNPQSEAQATRSATELKDPTAYK, from the coding sequence ATGTACGGCGTCTTAATGATTGATATCGATAGTACCGCACTGACAGCAGAAGATGTCAGCTTAATCAAACAGGCACAGGTGGGCGGGGTGATTCTATTTGCCCGAAACGTTGCAGATGCCGCACAAGTACGGGCGTTGTGTGACGACATACGTTATCACAACCCGGACATATTAATCGGCGTCGACCAAGAAGGTGGACGAGTCGCACGCCTGCGCAATGGCTTTACCCCACTCCCCGCCATGGGCAGGCTTGGGGAATTATTCAATCAAGAGCCTAGCCATGCGCTAAGCTGTGCTTACGATTGTGGCTATCTAATGGCAACAGAAGTATTGGCCGTGGGCATTGATCTCAGTTTTGCCCCAGTACTTGACAAAGATGGCATCAGCCAAGTCATTGGGGATCGTAGCTTTCATCAAGAGCCGCAAGCGATCACTGCGCTGGCGACGCAGTTTATGCGCGGTATGAAAGCCGCTGGCATGGCAACCACAGGCAAGCATTTCCCCGGTCATGGCGCCATTGCCCCTGACTCCCATGTGGCTGAGGCCATCGATACGCGTAGCTTGGATGAGATTATGCATAGCGATATGCAGCCTTTTGCCCAAACCTTACCGTGGCTTGATGCCTTAATGCCTGCCCATGTTATTTTTTCGCAAGTCGATGATAAGCCAGCAGGTTTTTCTAAAATTTGGCTCAAGGACATCATACGGGATCAGCTAAAGTTTGATGGGGTCTTATTCTCTGATGATCTATGTATGGCAGGTGCTCAAGCCGCAGGCGATGTCAGCGCACGTGTGAAAGCCGCGATTGAAGCGGGTTGTGATATTGCGCTGGTTTGTAATGATCGCGTCGCCGCCCATGAAGCCGCAGAGACCGCACAAGAGCTGCCTTATCCCAATCAAAACCGTATTAAAACAATGTGCGGACAGATACCAACATGGCAAGGTGATCTGGAATCAACTTGTCAACAATTCGATTATTGGCAACAGGCAAAGCAAAACGTGACTCAAACCTTTTTTAATCCTCAATCTGAGGCACAAGCGACTCGCAGCGCTACTGAATTAAAAGATCCGACCGCCTATAAATAA
- a CDS encoding rhomboid family intramembrane serine protease produces the protein MFNHTTLIIIITVIVSLVAWQNKTVFNRLIFYPPAVNNGQWDRFVTHGFIHADSMHLLFNMFTLYFFGRAIEGLYQPFLFGYGFVVFYVLAIIIAMIPSYLKNKNNASYLSLGASGGVSAVLFAFILLAPWEKIYLFAIIPIPAILFAVAYIAYSIYADKRGGSNINHMAHMWGGAFGVIATIILEPQVLPHFINALLSPGL, from the coding sequence TTGTTCAATCATACGACCCTTATTATTATTATCACGGTTATTGTCAGCTTAGTGGCATGGCAAAACAAGACAGTATTTAATCGACTTATTTTTTATCCGCCAGCGGTAAATAATGGGCAGTGGGACCGTTTTGTCACGCATGGCTTTATTCATGCCGATAGCATGCACCTGCTCTTTAATATGTTTACTTTATACTTTTTCGGTCGTGCTATTGAAGGGCTGTATCAGCCGTTCTTATTTGGCTATGGTTTTGTGGTCTTTTACGTCTTGGCCATTATCATTGCGATGATTCCAAGCTACCTTAAGAATAAAAACAATGCGAGCTATTTAAGCCTTGGCGCGTCAGGCGGTGTATCAGCCGTGTTGTTTGCTTTTATTTTGCTGGCACCGTGGGAAAAAATCTACCTATTCGCGATTATTCCTATACCTGCGATCCTATTCGCCGTCGCTTATATTGCTTATAGTATCTATGCAGACAAACGGGGCGGCTCTAATATCAATCATATGGCGCATATGTGGGGCGGCGCGTTTGGGGTTATTGCCACGATTATTTTAGAACCGCAAGTCCTACCGCATTTTATCAATGCGCTATTATCGCCTGGGCTTTAA
- a CDS encoding M61 family peptidase, whose protein sequence is MTSFANDSRNQLSDANTINNHHKAKTDINYRLNFERFSEHLVDVSLNFTAVNDASQLWMPAWIPGSYLMREFARNITAVHYQVLDSQIMDDDTHETYRAHKIDKNTWQLPKAKAGQAINVHYEVYCYDLSVRTAYVDQQRLYGNFTSLALAVEGQEHRAVQVSLAVPAAFLAGKDESRLLLACGLESTHLRLDGQHSYGLQAGSYHDLIDYPFEIAEQDKFDFIIQDSTHQTLHHRFYLSGKHSANMGRLQQDVTQICQCYLDWLGDAPFNDYTFMTFASGQDYGGLEHINSTSLITPRRDLPTLDEPKIPSADYQRFLGLCSHEYFHSWWVKTVRPDVMLDVDLRHEAFTPLLWVFEGFTSYIDDFMLQASGVIDKPSYLKLLAEQINRYYQTAGRAYQSVAESSFDAWIKLYRNDENTGNAGISYYNKGALVALCLDLTLLQKSNGRYRLFDVVKAFYTQAKQNDNKRIGINSADMGSVIGQFMPIEDWEDFEYRYVNGVEELPIEALLAAKGISMHSNTKETADKHVPWGMRCTETPAGLKVNRVTRASVAASAGISANDVIVALDGIKADSKQLALLSNVERDIECHLFRRDELMRVNVLPKAADEAIDKASPHKVSLHLTKANQSAGVSDNSSPGDAGWQVWLNAIERYQS, encoded by the coding sequence ATGACTTCATTTGCCAATGATTCACGCAATCAGCTATCAGATGCTAATACAATCAATAATCACCATAAAGCAAAAACTGATATCAATTATCGACTCAATTTCGAGCGTTTTTCTGAGCACTTGGTTGATGTGTCACTCAATTTTACGGCAGTAAATGATGCATCTCAACTTTGGATGCCAGCGTGGATACCAGGCAGTTATCTGATGCGTGAGTTTGCGCGCAACATTACCGCGGTGCATTATCAGGTGTTAGACAGCCAAATCATGGATGACGATACTCACGAGACTTATCGCGCGCACAAAATAGATAAAAACACGTGGCAATTACCAAAAGCTAAGGCAGGGCAAGCCATCAATGTCCACTATGAAGTGTACTGCTATGATTTATCGGTACGTACTGCCTATGTCGATCAGCAACGTTTGTATGGGAATTTCACCTCACTGGCATTGGCTGTAGAAGGGCAGGAGCATCGAGCTGTACAAGTCAGTTTAGCAGTGCCAGCAGCATTTTTAGCAGGTAAAGACGAGAGTCGGCTACTATTGGCATGTGGGTTAGAGTCTACTCATCTACGTCTTGATGGGCAGCATAGCTATGGACTACAAGCAGGCAGTTATCACGACCTTATTGATTACCCGTTTGAGATTGCAGAGCAAGATAAGTTTGACTTTATTATTCAAGACAGTACGCATCAGACGCTACATCATCGTTTTTATCTCTCAGGTAAGCACAGTGCCAATATGGGCAGGCTACAGCAGGATGTCACTCAGATCTGTCAGTGCTATTTAGATTGGTTGGGTGATGCGCCATTTAATGATTATACGTTTATGACCTTTGCCAGTGGTCAGGATTATGGTGGGCTTGAGCATATCAATTCGACCAGTCTCATTACGCCGCGCCGAGACTTACCAACTCTTGATGAGCCAAAAATACCAAGCGCCGATTATCAGCGATTTTTGGGCTTATGCAGCCATGAGTATTTTCATTCGTGGTGGGTCAAAACGGTACGCCCAGATGTTATGTTGGATGTCGATTTGCGCCACGAGGCATTTACACCACTGCTATGGGTATTTGAGGGCTTTACTTCGTATATCGATGACTTTATGTTGCAAGCGTCGGGCGTGATTGATAAGCCAAGCTATCTCAAGCTACTGGCTGAGCAAATTAATCGTTACTATCAAACCGCGGGTCGCGCGTATCAAAGCGTTGCAGAGTCAAGCTTTGATGCGTGGATTAAGCTATACCGTAACGATGAAAATACAGGCAATGCTGGTATCAGTTATTACAACAAAGGTGCACTGGTGGCGTTATGCTTGGATTTAACACTGCTCCAAAAGAGCAATGGTCGCTATCGTCTGTTTGATGTGGTCAAGGCTTTTTATACTCAAGCAAAGCAAAACGACAATAAACGCATTGGCATCAATAGTGCTGATATGGGTTCAGTCATTGGGCAGTTCATGCCCATAGAGGATTGGGAAGACTTTGAGTATCGTTATGTCAATGGTGTTGAAGAGTTGCCAATTGAAGCGCTGCTGGCGGCAAAAGGCATTAGCATGCATAGCAATACCAAAGAGACGGCTGACAAGCATGTGCCTTGGGGCATGCGCTGTACTGAAACACCTGCTGGACTCAAAGTTAATCGCGTGACACGTGCTAGTGTCGCTGCTAGTGCAGGTATTTCAGCGAACGATGTCATTGTGGCGCTTGACGGTATCAAAGCTGACAGTAAACAATTGGCGTTGCTAAGTAATGTGGAGCGTGATATTGAGTGTCATCTGTTTCGCCGTGATGAGTTGATGCGTGTTAATGTGCTGCCTAAAGCGGCTGATGAAGCCATTGACAAAGCATCTCCGCATAAAGTGAGCTTGCACTTAACAAAAGCAAATCAATCGGCAGGAGTCAGTGATAACTCTTCTCCAGGCGATGCAGGCTGGCAAGTATGGCTTAACGCTATAGAGCGTTATCAAAGTTAA
- a CDS encoding OmpA family protein: MDIISHLTRTVSPAVLEDDHSPAKKGLLEQFYAIFAARLADNDTYNRFANENITRDDQGFYDRVWSDDSQRDQIARELAGKHNVDATSSRGLIAMAAPLAFHEIKSLAGTTPVPQFLNDNLDSYQRYIPAWASAVLPVGVFAATPAAGARISDTVSTAPLQREEEQQGSFMKALLPIIGLIILGALAWALLRGCQENPEPVATPVATAQQAAQGEGQLAVAGDIEPASLRIATGENSELYACRMNVGDETLQTNVMNALTSAFGEEANKCRADVDDNFAVDMPAAAQLATILPIVKNVPNASMIIKGDVITVNAPDAAALDKLVADLQAAVPAMTIQAEGPLDLQGEIDNSLAAADVAMTNLGKNPDPRDVARALSIQVINFEVDEAVIPDVNKELLDRAAKIIKEVPNMKLTIIGHTDSQASDSYNVELSRDRAEAVKEYLVSQGVDASKLMTKGMGESEPIADNSTEQGRFRNRRIEFIVNDEMASANDGMIISNNALDPDLNPLDSNNDDLLPDGDDATQGTAVDPTN; this comes from the coding sequence ATGGATATTATCAGTCATTTGACGCGTACAGTCAGCCCAGCCGTGCTGGAAGATGATCATAGTCCCGCTAAAAAGGGGCTGCTTGAACAGTTCTACGCTATTTTTGCGGCTCGCTTAGCGGATAACGATACTTATAATCGTTTTGCAAATGAGAATATCACTCGTGATGACCAAGGGTTTTATGACCGTGTATGGAGCGATGATTCGCAACGTGATCAAATCGCTCGTGAGCTGGCAGGCAAGCATAATGTTGATGCAACGTCTTCGCGTGGACTGATAGCGATGGCAGCGCCACTGGCTTTTCACGAAATCAAAAGCTTGGCAGGTACCACACCAGTGCCGCAGTTCCTAAATGATAATCTCGACAGTTACCAGCGTTATATCCCTGCTTGGGCAAGTGCCGTTCTGCCAGTCGGTGTGTTTGCAGCGACGCCTGCTGCTGGCGCGCGTATCTCTGATACGGTGAGCACCGCTCCATTGCAACGCGAAGAAGAGCAGCAAGGCAGCTTTATGAAAGCATTGCTCCCCATTATTGGCTTGATTATTTTAGGCGCATTGGCTTGGGCTTTACTTCGTGGTTGTCAAGAGAACCCTGAGCCTGTCGCTACACCGGTGGCCACTGCCCAACAAGCAGCGCAGGGAGAGGGTCAGTTGGCAGTGGCAGGTGATATCGAGCCTGCATCATTGCGCATTGCGACTGGTGAAAATAGTGAGCTGTATGCTTGCCGTATGAATGTGGGCGACGAGACCTTGCAGACCAATGTAATGAATGCGTTAACCAGTGCATTTGGTGAAGAAGCCAATAAATGCCGTGCTGATGTCGATGACAATTTTGCAGTAGATATGCCAGCAGCGGCTCAGCTAGCTACTATCTTGCCTATCGTCAAAAATGTACCAAATGCGAGCATGATCATCAAAGGTGATGTTATCACTGTCAATGCGCCTGATGCAGCGGCATTAGATAAGCTAGTGGCTGACTTACAAGCAGCTGTTCCTGCGATGACCATACAAGCCGAAGGACCGTTAGATTTGCAGGGTGAGATTGATAATAGTTTGGCAGCTGCGGATGTTGCTATGACCAATCTTGGTAAAAACCCAGATCCACGTGATGTGGCTCGTGCATTGAGTATTCAGGTGATCAACTTTGAAGTGGATGAAGCGGTCATTCCTGATGTCAATAAAGAGCTGCTTGACCGCGCTGCTAAGATTATCAAAGAAGTACCGAATATGAAGCTGACGATTATCGGTCATACTGACAGTCAGGCATCAGATTCTTACAATGTAGAATTGTCTCGTGATCGCGCTGAGGCAGTGAAAGAGTATTTGGTATCTCAAGGTGTTGATGCTAGTAAATTGATGACGAAAGGCATGGGTGAATCAGAGCCTATTGCTGATAACTCAACTGAGCAGGGTCGCTTCCGTAATCGCCGTATTGAATTTATAGTCAATGACGAGATGGCCAGTGCGAACGATGGTATGATTATTAGTAATAACGCGCTTGACCCAGACTTAAACCCTTTGGATAGCAATAACGATGACTTGTTGCCTGATGGTGATGATGCCACTCAAGGTACGGCAGTAGATCCAACCAATTAA
- a CDS encoding peptidylprolyl isomerase, producing MTIIAKDTAVKFNYTLKDDEGNILDQSPEGQPLAYLHGHSNIIPGLEQQLEGKSAGEQVNAVVEPADGYGEYQEQAVQHVPRDNFQGVEDIQPGMQFQSEAGGQVMLVTVTEVNDKEVTVDANHPLAGKRLTFDVEIQEVRAATEDELNHGHVHGAGGVEH from the coding sequence ATGACTATTATTGCAAAAGACACTGCCGTCAAATTCAATTACACACTAAAAGACGACGAAGGCAACATTCTTGACCAATCACCAGAAGGTCAACCACTTGCGTATTTGCATGGCCACAGCAACATCATTCCAGGCCTTGAGCAACAGCTAGAAGGTAAATCTGCTGGCGAACAAGTCAATGCTGTTGTTGAACCTGCTGATGGCTACGGCGAATATCAAGAGCAAGCGGTACAACATGTACCACGTGATAACTTCCAAGGCGTTGAAGATATCCAGCCGGGTATGCAGTTTCAGTCAGAAGCTGGCGGACAAGTAATGCTAGTTACCGTTACTGAAGTAAATGACAAAGAAGTGACCGTTGATGCAAACCATCCATTGGCTGGTAAGCGTTTGACGTTTGATGTTGAAATCCAAGAAGTACGTGCAGCAACCGAAGACGAATTAAACCATGGTCATGTCCATGGCGCTGGTGGCGTTGAGCACTAA